A window from Zingiber officinale cultivar Zhangliang chromosome 7A, Zo_v1.1, whole genome shotgun sequence encodes these proteins:
- the LOC122001367 gene encoding uncharacterized protein LOC122001367 codes for MPSGAKKKKRAARRKGKEELTEQGLAHPPGDNPVASSDKDRDAKEKSSSSSSSSSSDEEEQKGGKESLATEVAQVEEVPVPVSAEVEAVSVESVDVDKSGVDLEESSAVTLASVVPTDAPVPLEEETIEAAEAAAETMETSLEIHSLSHEVETKSVPILEETPVSMELPRVSGELPPDSMVLEPTTAPEAEHRVSCLNCCGLLDVIIGSKDNIRT; via the exons ATGCCGTcaggtgccaagaagaagaagagagctgctcGGAGGAAGGGCAAGGAGGAGCTCACAGAACAGGGCCTCGCCCACCCACCGGGTGATAACCCCGTCGCTTCTTCAG ACAAAGACCGCGACGCTAAGGAGaaaagcagcagcagcagcagcagtagCAGCAGCGATGAGGAGGAACAGAAAGGGGGCAAGGAGTCACTAGCTACTGAGGTTGCTCAGGTGGAAGAGGTGCCGGTTCCCGTGTCGGCAGAGGTCGAGGCTGTTAGCGTAGAGTCAGTTGACGTTGATAAATCTGGGGTGGACTTGGAGGAATCATCGGCAGTGACCTTGGCGTCGGTGGTTCCGACCGATGCCCCGGTTCCTTTGGAAGAGGAGACTATTGAAGCTGCTGAGGCCGCTGCAGAGACCATGGAGACTTCCCTGGAGATCCACTCATTGTCGCATGAGGTTGAAACGAAATCAGTACCCATTTTGGAAGAAACTCCTGTTTCAATGGAATTGCCTCGTGTTAGTGGCGAGCTCCCACCCGATAGTATGGTCCTTGAG CCCACTACGGCACCCGAGGCAGAACATCGAGTTTCATGCTTGAATTGTTGTGGATTGCTTGATGTTATTATCGGTTCAAAAGATAATATCAG AACATGA